In Dehalogenimonas etheniformans, one genomic interval encodes:
- the secG gene encoding preprotein translocase subunit SecG encodes MLTFLLIAQIIVAVALGLASLLQVRGGGLGGIFGQADTVFRTKRGIEKTLFQMTIILVVLLVLISIWVLLVV; translated from the coding sequence ATGCTGACATTTTTGCTCATAGCCCAGATAATTGTCGCCGTAGCCCTCGGACTGGCGTCCTTGCTGCAGGTGCGCGGCGGTGGCTTGGGCGGCATTTTCGGACAGGCTGACACCGTTTTCCGCACCAAGCGCGGCATAGAAAAAACCCTGTTCCAGATGACCATCATACTTGTCGTTCTGCTGGTGCTCATCTCTATCTGGGTCTTGCTGGTAGTTTAA